ATGGGCAGAGGCATCCGGCGCATACGGCAAAGCCAACGGAGATGAAAACACAAATAAAGTTTTTGCACATGCAAGATATATACATGCAGTTACCAGAGAATCCGTAAGAGCCGAAGTATTTACACAATACCAAAACGATATGTTTATGAATATCAAAAACAAGGTTTTATACGGAACGGGTGCCAGATTTAAAATTTTGGATGAAGCGCGTGATGCCAGAGGTTATATCGGTCTTGGCGTTTTTCGTGAGAATATAGATTATAGAAATCCGACTATCAATCCGTCTGAAAAAAATATAAGATTAAACTCATATTTTTCTTACTCTATTGATTTAAATAACAAAACATCCGTTGCTTACACTCTCTACTTCCAGCCCAAAGTCGATAATATCGGCGATAATATTCAATTGCATGAGTTTGAATTAAAGGTCAATGTATATAGAGATATATTTTTAAAATTTAACATCGACTATACTATGGACAGCGAGCCTCCTATAGGCATTAAACGATATGATTTTACTCAAAATACCTCTTTTGTTGTAAAATTCTAGTCACTATTTTAAAACGCCAACGAAGCAAAGTCCATTTTGCGTTTTAAATGCGTTATAAAAGGATAAAAAATGGAAATATCAAAGTACGCTGATTTAGCGATTATGTATATAAGTGAGTACGGACTAAAGATTATTGTATCAATAGCTATCTTTATTATAGGTAAAATAGTTGCCAGAAAAGCTACGGCACTCCTAAAAACACTTATGCATAAAGCAAAAGTCGATAACACTTTGGTTGAATTTCTATCAAATGTTATCTATTTTGTACTGCTCATAGTCGTTGTTTTAGCATCTTTAAATACACTGGGTATAAACACTACATCATTTTTAGCGGTATTCGGTGCGG
This region of Sulfurimonas sp. genomic DNA includes:
- a CDS encoding DUF481 domain-containing protein encodes the protein MKTPILITLLSAQSLFALVSIIPVEIGKEVGFSNIAEASLETTRGNSDTDSYKASYRSTYDNGESFVTWAEASGAYGKANGDENTNKVFAHARYIHAVTRESVRAEVFTQYQNDMFMNIKNKVLYGTGARFKILDEARDARGYIGLGVFRENIDYRNPTINPSEKNIRLNSYFSYSIDLNNKTSVAYTLYFQPKVDNIGDNIQLHEFELKVNVYRDIFLKFNIDYTMDSEPPIGIKRYDFTQNTSFVVKF